Proteins encoded within one genomic window of Brachybacterium muris:
- a CDS encoding DNA-formamidopyrimidine glycosylase family protein, producing MPEGDTVYRQCKVLDEALAGGTLTAAELRVPGSATANLAGWRVQEVVPRGKHLLIRLMPPQEAGGAGDIGTPSRPRLTLHNHLMMDGIWHVDGKALRSSDTTAGPRPAHTLRIRLTVQHRDGRTVVASGWDVKQVRLIRTSDEYELIGHLGPDLLDADWGEEHREQAVMNLVRQADRELGLALLDQQVMAGLGNIYRSELCFLQRVHPAVPVSSWIDSGGDPGAMVDLAHRLLVLNKDRTVRVTTGGMMGRDGDMWVYGRSGKPCRRCGARIQRGMLADPSIEGSTPRVIHTCPRCQGEAPASR from the coding sequence GTGCCTGAGGGTGACACCGTGTACCGCCAGTGCAAGGTGCTGGATGAGGCTCTTGCCGGTGGCACGCTCACCGCTGCCGAGCTGCGGGTCCCAGGGTCGGCCACAGCGAACCTGGCCGGATGGCGGGTGCAGGAGGTGGTGCCACGAGGCAAGCACCTGCTGATCCGCCTGATGCCGCCGCAGGAAGCCGGCGGGGCCGGCGACATCGGCACGCCGTCCCGGCCCCGATTGACCCTGCACAACCACCTGATGATGGACGGCATCTGGCACGTGGACGGAAAGGCCCTGCGCTCCAGCGACACCACGGCGGGCCCCCGCCCTGCGCACACCCTGCGCATCCGGCTGACGGTCCAGCACAGGGACGGCCGCACGGTTGTCGCCAGCGGGTGGGACGTGAAGCAGGTGCGGCTGATCCGCACGTCCGACGAGTACGAGCTGATCGGGCACCTGGGTCCTGACCTGCTGGATGCGGACTGGGGAGAGGAGCACCGAGAGCAGGCCGTGATGAACCTGGTCCGGCAGGCTGATCGCGAGCTGGGGTTGGCGCTACTGGACCAGCAGGTGATGGCAGGCCTGGGCAACATCTACCGCTCCGAGCTGTGCTTCCTGCAGCGCGTCCACCCCGCTGTCCCCGTGAGCAGCTGGATCGACAGTGGTGGCGATCCGGGCGCGATGGTGGATCTGGCCCATCGCCTCCTGGTGCTGAACAAGGACCGTACGGTGCGGGTCACCACCGGCGGCATGATGGGCCGCGACGGAGACATGTGGGTCTACGGCCGCTCCGGGAAACCGTGCCGACGCTGCGGCGCGCGGATCCAGCGCGGGATGCTGGCGGATCCGAGCATCGAGGGCAGCACCCCGCGAGTGATCCACACCTGTCCGCGGTGCCAGGGGGAAGCGCCCGCGAGCAGATAG
- a CDS encoding four-helix bundle copper-binding protein, with protein MTDRVASMLKTYPKDLGSIDQQKLAECIEACFECAQTCTACADACLAEDMVAELTPCIRLNQDCADVCEATGRVLSRRTGSNDALVRALLEACRAACRSCAAECEKHAEMHEHCRICAESCRRCEQACAELLATLG; from the coding sequence ATGACTGATCGCGTGGCATCCATGCTCAAGACCTACCCGAAGGACCTCGGCAGCATCGACCAGCAGAAGCTAGCCGAGTGCATCGAGGCCTGCTTCGAGTGCGCTCAGACCTGCACCGCCTGTGCGGACGCCTGCTTGGCCGAGGACATGGTGGCGGAACTGACCCCGTGCATCCGTTTGAACCAGGACTGCGCCGACGTCTGCGAGGCGACCGGCCGGGTCCTGTCTCGCCGGACGGGCAGCAACGACGCCCTCGTCCGCGCCCTGCTCGAGGCGTGTCGGGCAGCGTGCCGGTCCTGTGCTGCGGAGTGCGAGAAGCACGCCGAGATGCACGAGCACTGCAGGATCTGCGCCGAGTCCTGCCGTCGCTGCGAGCAGGCGTGCGCCGAGCTGCTGGCCACGCTCGGCTGA
- a CDS encoding acyl-CoA thioesterase, producing the protein MNLFFRLLMLMVRMRFRRRLSIWDTARTPFRVNPLDLDVLMHMNNGRYLSILDLGRMDLMLRSGFWKVTQERGWYPVVAGQGITFRKSLELWQKFEVRTKVLGIDEAWVYMEQSFHRGDVLIADAIVRARFLKKTGGSVTSAELIEAVGGVPEGLEVPAWVQDWTRDSAQHARS; encoded by the coding sequence GTGAACCTGTTCTTCCGCCTGCTGATGCTGATGGTGCGCATGAGGTTCCGGCGCCGCCTGTCCATCTGGGACACGGCCCGCACCCCGTTCCGGGTGAACCCGCTGGACCTGGACGTGCTGATGCACATGAACAACGGGCGCTACCTCTCCATCCTGGACCTGGGGCGGATGGACCTGATGCTCCGCTCGGGCTTCTGGAAGGTCACCCAGGAGCGTGGTTGGTATCCCGTGGTGGCCGGGCAGGGCATCACCTTCCGCAAGTCGCTTGAGCTGTGGCAGAAGTTCGAGGTGCGCACCAAGGTGCTGGGGATCGACGAGGCCTGGGTGTACATGGAGCAGAGCTTCCACCGCGGCGACGTGCTGATCGCCGACGCGATCGTGCGCGCCCGGTTCCTGAAGAAGACCGGCGGCTCCGTGACCAGCGCCGAGCTGATCGAGGCCGTGGGCGGGGTTCCCGAGGGACTCGAGGTGCCCGCCTGGGTGCAGGACTGGACGCGGGACTCGGCGCAGCACGCACGGTCCTGA
- the orn gene encoding oligoribonuclease, whose protein sequence is MSSSPTRSNQDRIIWVDCEMTGLDKQRDALVEIAVLVTDADLNILGEGVDVVIKPPAQALAQMDPFVRTMHTTSGLLEELDGGMTLPQAEQECLDYVRQYCPEPGKAPLAGNSVGTDRVFLDRDVPEFAGHLSYRTIDVSSLKELAKRWFPRAYYNMPKKNGGHRALADIRESIQELKYYRQVLLVAEPGPTTAEVQAAAKSFELPADDTETTENASTTEDTTVTIDSPAVESAAAARTPWLDVPAHRTWLEGEGDDLLVFATESAREDGGFAWLDENGEADLDRPSELWITCRMTHCFALGHLMGRPEFGRFADHGVASLRGVFRDAEHGGWFASVAGGEPVDDSKQAYAHAFVVLAAASATAAGRPGARGLLDEALEVLDEKFFDSSAGMSVDTFDRTFTECEAYRGINANMHTVEALLSAADVTGERRWLDRAVGIMTRAIDEFARGNDWALPEHFDVDWNPLLDYNRDEPNHPFRPYGATVGHWIEWARLVLHARAALLAADGSAPEWMLEAATALMEKSADSFGTDGAPGFVYTVDWDGTPMARERMHWVAAEAVGAAAVMYRVTGDRVWAERYEQWWEYISAYLLDADGGSWFHELDADNEPQGVTWPGKPDVYHAFQATIIPRLPVAPTMAAALREGMLDSGRA, encoded by the coding sequence GTGAGCTCTTCTCCTACGCGCAGCAATCAGGACCGCATCATCTGGGTCGACTGCGAGATGACCGGGCTCGACAAGCAGCGGGATGCGCTGGTCGAGATCGCCGTCCTCGTCACCGATGCCGATCTCAACATCCTCGGCGAGGGGGTGGACGTGGTGATCAAGCCGCCGGCGCAGGCGCTGGCGCAGATGGATCCCTTCGTGCGCACCATGCACACCACCTCGGGGCTGCTCGAGGAGCTCGACGGCGGGATGACCCTGCCCCAGGCGGAGCAGGAGTGCCTGGACTACGTGCGCCAGTACTGCCCGGAGCCGGGGAAGGCGCCCCTGGCCGGCAACAGCGTGGGCACCGACCGGGTGTTCCTGGACCGTGACGTGCCGGAGTTCGCCGGGCACCTCTCCTACCGCACCATCGACGTGTCCAGCCTCAAGGAGCTGGCCAAGCGCTGGTTCCCTCGCGCGTACTACAACATGCCAAAGAAGAACGGCGGCCATCGCGCGCTGGCCGACATCCGCGAGTCGATCCAGGAGCTGAAGTACTACCGGCAGGTGCTGCTGGTGGCCGAGCCCGGCCCCACTACCGCCGAGGTGCAGGCCGCAGCCAAGTCCTTCGAGCTGCCCGCCGACGACACCGAGACCACCGAGAACGCTTCGACCACCGAGGACACCACCGTGACCATCGACTCCCCTGCCGTCGAGTCCGCCGCAGCCGCTCGCACCCCGTGGCTGGACGTTCCCGCACATCGCACCTGGCTCGAGGGCGAGGGCGATGACCTGCTGGTGTTCGCCACCGAGTCCGCGCGGGAGGACGGCGGCTTCGCCTGGCTGGACGAGAACGGCGAGGCGGATCTCGACCGCCCCTCCGAGCTGTGGATCACCTGCCGCATGACCCACTGCTTCGCGCTCGGCCACCTGATGGGCCGCCCCGAGTTCGGACGTTTCGCCGACCACGGCGTGGCCTCGCTGCGAGGCGTGTTCCGCGACGCCGAGCACGGCGGCTGGTTCGCCTCCGTGGCGGGCGGCGAACCGGTGGACGACTCGAAGCAGGCCTACGCCCACGCCTTCGTGGTGCTCGCGGCGGCCTCCGCCACCGCGGCAGGCCGACCCGGTGCCCGCGGCCTGCTGGACGAGGCGCTCGAGGTGCTGGATGAGAAGTTCTTCGACTCCTCCGCCGGGATGAGTGTTGACACCTTCGACCGCACCTTCACCGAGTGCGAGGCCTACCGCGGTATCAACGCCAACATGCACACCGTCGAGGCGCTGCTGTCCGCGGCCGACGTCACCGGCGAGCGCCGCTGGCTGGATCGGGCCGTGGGGATCATGACCCGTGCGATCGACGAGTTCGCCCGCGGCAACGACTGGGCGCTGCCCGAGCACTTCGACGTGGACTGGAACCCGCTGCTGGACTACAACCGCGACGAGCCCAACCACCCGTTCCGTCCCTATGGCGCCACCGTGGGCCACTGGATCGAGTGGGCCCGCCTGGTGCTGCACGCCCGCGCCGCCCTGCTGGCGGCCGACGGCTCCGCCCCGGAGTGGATGCTGGAGGCGGCCACGGCACTGATGGAGAAGTCCGCGGACAGCTTCGGCACCGACGGTGCACCTGGATTCGTGTACACCGTGGACTGGGACGGCACCCCGATGGCGCGCGAGCGCATGCACTGGGTGGCGGCCGAGGCGGTGGGCGCCGCAGCGGTGATGTACCGGGTGACCGGGGATCGGGTGTGGGCCGAGCGCTACGAGCAGTGGTGGGAGTACATCTCCGCCTACCTGCTGGATGCGGACGGAGGCTCCTGGTTCCACGAGCTCGATGCGGACAACGAGCCGCAGGGCGTGACCTGGCCGGGCAAGCCGGACGTGTACCACGCCTTCCAGGCCACGATCATCCCGCGCCTGCCGGTGGCTCCCACGATGGCGGCTGCGCTGCGCGAGGGGATGCTGGACTCCGGCAGGGCCTGA
- a CDS encoding thiamine-binding protein has product MIVAFSIQPTGEPSDPTLRRALQEGSDSASVHDAVAAAVRIVRDSGLPHRTSSMFTEIEGEWDEVMDVVRRATEAAGCYGSRVSLVLKADIRPGRSGELDGKIERMEKALGRD; this is encoded by the coding sequence ATGATCGTCGCCTTCTCCATCCAGCCCACCGGTGAGCCCTCCGACCCCACCCTGCGCCGCGCCCTTCAGGAGGGCTCGGACAGCGCGAGCGTGCACGACGCGGTCGCCGCAGCGGTGCGGATCGTGCGGGATTCCGGACTGCCGCACCGCACCAGCTCGATGTTCACCGAGATCGAGGGCGAATGGGACGAGGTGATGGACGTCGTGCGCCGCGCCACCGAGGCCGCGGGCTGCTACGGCTCCCGCGTGTCCCTGGTGCTGAAGGCCGACATCAGGCCCGGCCGCAGCGGCGAGCTCGACGGGAAGATCGAGCGCATGGAGAAGGCGCTGGGCCGCGACTGA
- a CDS encoding TVP38/TMEM64 family protein, which translates to MSHPPDSSHTDDGFPVIRTIGLVIVALVMIWLALTVRLPGTDALRDRIDDFGFWSWAVFILVYAGVALTPIPVTVMALAGGLLFGVTIGSVLSVIGAMLGSLAGYAIARGLGRETVLQLLGSRRKTLEERLEDAGFEAVFTLRVLPGMPYWPINYAAGALGVPFQVFAISSLVASIPGQVSLVAIGAFLGQPTVAMGVVVALAWVVVIVMTIWAWRAWKGIARFPLPGSADRD; encoded by the coding sequence GTGTCCCACCCCCCTGACTCCTCGCACACCGACGACGGCTTCCCCGTCATCCGCACAATCGGCCTGGTGATCGTCGCGCTGGTGATGATCTGGCTGGCACTGACCGTGCGCCTGCCGGGCACGGACGCTCTGCGCGACCGGATCGACGACTTCGGCTTCTGGAGCTGGGCCGTGTTCATCCTGGTCTACGCGGGGGTGGCCCTCACCCCAATCCCGGTGACCGTCATGGCACTGGCCGGAGGCCTGCTGTTCGGGGTGACGATCGGCAGCGTGCTCTCGGTGATCGGAGCGATGCTGGGAAGCCTCGCCGGCTACGCGATCGCACGCGGTTTGGGCAGGGAGACCGTGCTGCAGCTGCTGGGATCCCGCCGCAAGACCCTCGAGGAGCGCCTAGAGGACGCAGGTTTCGAGGCCGTGTTCACGCTGCGGGTGCTGCCGGGCATGCCGTACTGGCCGATCAACTACGCGGCCGGGGCCCTCGGCGTGCCGTTCCAGGTGTTCGCGATCTCCTCCCTGGTCGCCTCGATCCCGGGCCAGGTGTCCCTGGTGGCGATCGGCGCGTTCCTGGGCCAGCCCACCGTCGCGATGGGGGTGGTGGTCGCCCTCGCCTGGGTGGTGGTGATCGTGATGACGATCTGGGCGTGGCGCGCGTGGAAGGGCATAGCCAGGTTCCCTCTGCCCGGCTCGGCCGACCGCGACTGA
- a CDS encoding tocopherol cyclase family protein, translating to MRTPVPAPIGAAIDGASAPRLSAYRRSGADLPFSSPERWHGVAMEGYFWRFTDVAAGRSVIVLHGVNRPSAASTEAWSTIGVASWPDGGLITGAWPGAQARVHQLGARNGSIFCGTDQRVTVDLEDRVHIDVAISQHQRWPSRLLGGSSVFQMVPALNQYWHPWLLGGRADGVVEIDGTRYELDGAQAYGEKNWGRGGFPDSWWWGQAHGFTEPGASIAFAGGDVSAGPFRTEVTGLVARLPDGTVMRLGNPGISPVRADVGHETWELCGRSARWQIDVHAAAPLGDAHVLPVPLPTERRNTAGAIEHLGGHLEVTVRQGRTEVWSGVTDLAGLEHGGLDRVAAELRRRGAPAGATDHRPMVRRS from the coding sequence ATGAGAACTCCTGTGCCCGCTCCGATCGGGGCCGCCATCGACGGCGCGAGTGCGCCCAGGCTGTCCGCCTATCGACGCAGTGGTGCTGATCTGCCGTTCTCCTCGCCGGAGCGCTGGCACGGCGTGGCGATGGAGGGCTACTTCTGGCGCTTCACCGATGTGGCGGCCGGTCGCTCGGTGATCGTGCTGCACGGCGTGAATCGACCCTCTGCTGCCTCGACGGAGGCGTGGTCCACCATCGGCGTGGCGAGCTGGCCCGACGGGGGCCTGATCACCGGTGCCTGGCCAGGGGCGCAGGCGAGGGTGCACCAGCTGGGTGCCCGCAACGGGAGCATCTTCTGCGGCACCGACCAGCGCGTCACCGTGGATCTGGAGGACCGGGTGCACATCGATGTAGCGATCTCCCAGCACCAGCGCTGGCCCTCCCGGCTGCTGGGCGGGTCCAGTGTGTTCCAGATGGTGCCGGCGCTGAACCAGTACTGGCACCCCTGGCTGCTGGGCGGACGAGCCGATGGCGTGGTGGAGATCGACGGCACCCGGTACGAGCTCGACGGCGCACAGGCGTACGGGGAGAAGAACTGGGGCCGCGGCGGCTTCCCGGACTCCTGGTGGTGGGGGCAGGCCCACGGCTTCACCGAGCCGGGGGCGAGCATCGCCTTCGCCGGGGGAGACGTGAGCGCCGGACCCTTCCGCACCGAGGTCACGGGCCTGGTCGCACGGCTTCCCGACGGCACCGTGATGCGACTGGGCAACCCGGGCATCTCACCGGTCCGGGCCGATGTGGGGCATGAGACCTGGGAGCTGTGCGGACGCTCGGCCCGCTGGCAGATCGACGTGCACGCCGCCGCACCCCTGGGCGATGCGCACGTGCTGCCGGTCCCGCTGCCGACCGAGCGGCGCAACACCGCCGGGGCGATCGAGCACCTCGGAGGTCACCTCGAGGTGACCGTGCGGCAGGGCCGCACCGAGGTGTGGAGCGGGGTCACGGATCTGGCGGGTCTCGAACACGGAGGCCTGGATCGCGTGGCGGCGGAGCTGAGGCGGCGCGGCGCACCCGCCGGGGCCACGGACCACCGGCCCATGGTCCGGCGCAGCTGA
- a CDS encoding molybdopterin-dependent oxidoreductase: protein MDLVSPDFPFWLRASHLINFVLIGILLRSGIEILSSLPRLWWRNDCAPGTEWLRFTKRKLPKEEGVYTSLMDEKPVSPLLALPGNENIGLGRHWHGLGVMLWVLNGVIYVILLFATGLWRRIIPTSWDVIPEAWESFKIYLGFGVPDVSHFTPYDSLQMIAYTGVIFVIAPLLIATGIAMSPTVRTRFPWYVRLWGGHQGARSIHFLGMVAMSIFIVVHVGLVFLVHPTYNLPHMVFGVTDPSRFAQAFTIAIATIVVVIGFWIFLSYWTLADRARAHRFLVPLTEIGRKMGLGWVKMKPNSPGQYTEKDISAFHWTNGLPPTEDESAYWVASRDKDFADYEILVKDITTGVEKRVTLEEIKALPRQEYITTTTCMQGWSATSKFTGARLSDVMGLLGPRPEGVNYVMATSYGLAQKMYDNRPREPFYSVIDLNDADSEMTILAYERNGHPLDIHLGGPLRLRVESSHGYKMTKWIAEVAWIADYAEYGDGRGGTREDSALQAFNGRI from the coding sequence GTGGATCTTGTCAGTCCCGACTTCCCCTTCTGGCTTCGCGCCTCGCACCTCATCAACTTCGTCCTGATCGGGATCCTGCTGCGCAGCGGCATCGAGATCCTCTCCTCCCTCCCCCGCCTGTGGTGGCGCAACGACTGCGCCCCCGGCACCGAGTGGCTGCGCTTCACGAAGCGCAAGCTGCCCAAGGAGGAGGGCGTGTACACCTCCCTGATGGACGAGAAGCCCGTCAGCCCGCTGCTGGCACTGCCCGGCAACGAGAACATCGGCCTGGGCCGCCACTGGCACGGCCTGGGCGTGATGCTGTGGGTGCTCAACGGCGTGATCTACGTGATCCTGCTGTTCGCCACCGGGCTGTGGAGGCGCATCATCCCCACCTCCTGGGACGTGATCCCGGAGGCGTGGGAGTCGTTCAAGATCTACCTGGGCTTCGGCGTGCCCGACGTCTCCCACTTCACCCCGTACGACTCACTGCAGATGATCGCGTACACCGGCGTCATCTTCGTCATCGCCCCGCTGCTGATCGCCACCGGCATCGCCATGTCCCCCACGGTGCGCACCCGCTTCCCGTGGTACGTGCGGCTGTGGGGCGGTCACCAGGGCGCCCGCTCCATCCACTTCCTGGGCATGGTGGCGATGTCGATCTTCATCGTGGTGCACGTGGGCCTGGTGTTCCTGGTGCACCCCACCTACAACCTGCCCCACATGGTCTTCGGCGTCACCGATCCCTCGCGCTTCGCGCAGGCCTTCACCATCGCCATCGCCACCATCGTGGTGGTGATCGGGTTCTGGATCTTCCTGAGCTACTGGACGCTCGCCGACCGCGCCCGCGCCCACCGCTTCCTGGTGCCCCTGACCGAGATCGGTCGTAAGATGGGCCTGGGCTGGGTGAAGATGAAGCCGAACTCCCCCGGCCAGTACACCGAGAAGGACATCTCCGCCTTCCACTGGACCAACGGCCTGCCCCCCACGGAGGACGAGTCCGCCTACTGGGTGGCCTCGCGGGACAAGGACTTCGCGGACTACGAGATCCTGGTCAAGGACATCACCACCGGGGTGGAGAAGCGCGTCACCCTCGAGGAGATCAAGGCGCTGCCGCGCCAGGAGTACATCACCACCACCACCTGCATGCAGGGCTGGTCGGCCACCTCCAAGTTCACCGGTGCCAGGCTGAGCGACGTGATGGGCCTGCTGGGGCCCCGCCCCGAGGGCGTGAACTACGTGATGGCGACGTCCTACGGCCTGGCACAGAAGATGTACGACAACCGTCCGCGTGAGCCGTTCTACTCGGTGATCGATCTCAACGACGCCGACTCGGAGATGACGATCCTGGCCTACGAGCGCAACGGCCACCCGCTGGACATCCACCTGGGCGGGCCGCTGCGCCTGCGCGTGGAGTCCAGCCACGGGTACAAGATGACCAAGTGGATCGCCGAGGTGGCGTGGATCGCCGACTACGCCGAGTACGGTGACGGTCGAGGCGGTACTCGCGAGGACTCCGCCCTCCAGGCGTTCAACGGGAGGATCTGA
- the istA gene encoding IS21 family transposase: protein MVRKIRAKLVLQLRAEGLSGRAISSSQGMSRKSVRAVFEAADAAGIGWGDIADVADEQVYARLFPGRGEHESVFAQPDWEQVHREMARVGVTLKLLHGEYFDATTAAGDPAMGYDRFCRTYQHHVMVTGAASRVGHKAGQSVEVDWSGPTMELADPVTGEVSKVFLFVACLPFSRYAFCFPALDMRQESWLRAHVAMFEALGGTVPRIVPDNLKTGVVKHPREGEIVLNDAYREMAAHYSAAVLPGRVRKPKDKASVENTVAHVATWVIAGLRDQRFTSLPELAAAIGQRMEAYNAEPFQKRPGSRASVFDAEERPLLTPLPAVPYEISTWHYGRRVGRNGHVTFARNFYSAPFAHIGAKVDLRITARTLEIYQGSQRLTSHLLLPETASNEYRTNDADLPAGERFQAWDAQRVRAWADRVGPATVIVIQRIFESVPIVEQGLDPALAVLRLSRRFSVDRVEAACALALTGRVRSPRYAHLHPILATGQDKVAALRPPREEPAEDGGYVRGADYYAGGVR from the coding sequence ATGGTACGGAAGATCAGGGCGAAGCTGGTGCTCCAGCTGCGCGCAGAAGGTCTGTCGGGGCGAGCGATTTCGTCCTCGCAGGGCATGTCCCGCAAGTCCGTGAGGGCGGTGTTCGAGGCCGCTGACGCTGCAGGGATCGGGTGGGGCGATATCGCGGACGTCGCCGATGAGCAGGTGTATGCCCGGTTGTTCCCGGGCCGGGGCGAGCACGAGAGCGTGTTCGCACAGCCGGACTGGGAACAGGTCCATCGAGAGATGGCCAGGGTCGGCGTGACGCTGAAGCTGTTGCACGGCGAGTACTTCGACGCGACCACGGCGGCTGGGGATCCGGCGATGGGGTATGACCGGTTTTGCCGCACCTACCAGCACCACGTCATGGTCACCGGTGCCGCTTCGAGAGTCGGTCACAAGGCCGGCCAGAGCGTGGAGGTCGACTGGTCCGGCCCCACGATGGAGCTGGCCGATCCGGTCACCGGCGAGGTCTCGAAGGTGTTCTTGTTCGTTGCCTGCCTGCCTTTTTCTCGTTACGCGTTCTGCTTCCCGGCGCTGGATATGCGCCAGGAGTCCTGGCTGCGAGCGCACGTAGCGATGTTCGAGGCGCTGGGCGGGACGGTCCCGAGGATCGTTCCGGACAACCTCAAGACCGGTGTGGTGAAGCACCCCCGCGAGGGCGAGATCGTCCTGAACGATGCGTATCGCGAGATGGCAGCGCATTACTCGGCGGCGGTGCTCCCGGGGAGGGTGCGGAAACCGAAAGACAAGGCGAGCGTGGAGAACACCGTCGCGCACGTCGCGACCTGGGTCATCGCCGGGCTGCGGGATCAGCGATTCACGTCCCTGCCCGAACTTGCAGCCGCCATCGGGCAGCGGATGGAGGCCTATAACGCGGAGCCGTTCCAGAAGCGGCCCGGATCCCGCGCCAGCGTGTTCGACGCGGAGGAGCGGCCGCTGCTGACGCCGCTGCCGGCGGTGCCCTACGAGATCTCGACATGGCACTACGGACGACGAGTGGGCAGGAACGGGCACGTCACGTTCGCGCGGAACTTCTACTCCGCGCCGTTCGCGCACATCGGCGCGAAGGTCGATCTGCGCATCACGGCCCGGACGCTGGAGATCTATCAGGGCAGCCAGCGACTGACCAGTCACCTGCTGCTCCCGGAGACCGCGAGCAATGAGTACCGCACCAACGACGCGGACCTACCTGCGGGCGAGCGTTTCCAGGCCTGGGACGCGCAGAGGGTGCGGGCGTGGGCAGATCGGGTCGGGCCGGCCACGGTGATCGTGATCCAGCGGATCTTCGAGTCCGTGCCGATCGTGGAACAGGGCCTGGATCCCGCGTTGGCGGTGCTACGGCTCTCTCGCCGCTTCTCCGTAGATCGGGTCGAGGCGGCCTGCGCACTCGCGCTGACGGGACGGGTCCGTTCACCGCGCTATGCGCATCTGCACCCGATCTTGGCCACCGGGCAGGACAAGGTCGCCGCCCTGCGTCCACCCCGCGAGGAACCCGCGGAAGACGGCGGATACGTCCGTGGCGCCGACTACTACGCCGGAGGTGTCCGGTGA
- a CDS encoding ATP-binding protein: MSVIDNDTKRKLREMGATALLDAIDAQDEAHVLGMSFQERLQLIVDEAHSIFNHGKVEGLIRRAGLRYPGADLRRLDLVEERGLNRNVIAQLATCSFIQRQQNVVFQGFTGSGKSYLGCALAKQACQHRLRAHYIRMPDLEEAWALAKDKPQGQTKFLRKYSTFSLLVIDEWLLDHPDEGMRSMLLELLERRYDTGSTVFCTQYPKKDWHARLGGAVHADAIMDRIVHNTIWIDTGDRNMREHTALPQ; this comes from the coding sequence GTGAGCGTGATCGATAACGACACGAAGCGGAAGCTGCGCGAGATGGGCGCGACCGCGCTGCTGGACGCGATCGATGCCCAGGATGAGGCTCACGTGCTGGGGATGTCGTTCCAGGAACGGCTCCAGCTGATCGTGGACGAGGCGCATTCCATCTTCAATCATGGAAAGGTCGAGGGTCTGATCCGCCGGGCGGGGCTGCGTTATCCCGGAGCGGACCTGCGGCGGCTGGATCTGGTCGAGGAACGGGGACTGAACCGGAACGTGATCGCGCAACTGGCAACCTGCTCCTTCATCCAGCGGCAACAGAACGTGGTCTTCCAGGGCTTCACCGGCTCAGGGAAGTCCTACCTCGGCTGCGCGCTGGCGAAGCAGGCCTGCCAGCACCGGCTCCGAGCCCACTACATCCGAATGCCCGACCTCGAAGAGGCCTGGGCCCTGGCAAAGGACAAGCCGCAGGGCCAGACGAAGTTCCTGCGGAAGTACTCCACGTTCTCGCTGCTGGTGATCGACGAGTGGCTGCTGGACCATCCTGACGAGGGAATGCGTTCGATGCTGCTGGAACTGCTCGAGCGCCGCTATGACACCGGCTCGACCGTGTTCTGCACCCAGTACCCGAAGAAGGACTGGCACGCCCGGCTCGGTGGAGCAGTCCACGCCGATGCGATCATGGACCGCATCGTGCACAACACAATCTGGATCGACACCGGCGACAGGAACATGCGAGAACACACCGCACTGCCCCAGTGA
- a CDS encoding Crp/Fnr family transcriptional regulator, whose product MLQIQHPHVCSAQTRAEVLGHVRLFHDLDASGIAEVDSMMASRSAPADAVLCRAGDPADALYVLAAGRAKSCTDTTDGHEVIDSLLAPGDIFGGLPALGRRQHPTTVRTLTDVCVLRIDAPSFRQLLLRLPAVSLRVIDELAEQLDASRGTSAMLASATVLTRVAATLDSLCTKFGTPNRVHPGAIDLHLPLSRADLAGLTGSTVESVSRAMSTLRREGTVDTGRRWTTVLDRERLRSLAGGEAL is encoded by the coding sequence ATGCTGCAGATCCAGCACCCGCACGTGTGCTCGGCCCAGACCCGTGCCGAGGTGCTGGGCCACGTGCGCCTGTTCCACGACCTCGACGCATCGGGCATTGCCGAGGTCGACTCGATGATGGCCTCCCGCTCCGCACCGGCAGACGCCGTGCTGTGCCGCGCCGGGGACCCGGCCGATGCCCTGTACGTGCTGGCTGCGGGGCGGGCCAAGTCCTGTACCGACACCACCGACGGCCACGAGGTGATCGACAGCCTGCTGGCACCCGGTGACATCTTCGGGGGCCTGCCCGCTCTGGGCCGGCGACAGCATCCCACCACGGTGCGCACGCTCACCGATGTGTGCGTGCTGCGGATCGACGCCCCCTCGTTCCGTCAGCTGCTGCTGCGCCTGCCTGCGGTGTCGCTGCGGGTGATCGACGAGCTGGCCGAGCAGCTCGATGCCTCCCGGGGGACCTCGGCGATGCTGGCCTCGGCCACGGTCCTCACCCGGGTCGCGGCCACCCTGGACTCCCTGTGCACCAAGTTCGGCACCCCCAACCGTGTCCATCCCGGCGCGATCGATCTGCACCTGCCCCTGTCCCGTGCGGATCTGGCCGGGCTCACCGGCTCCACCGTCGAATCGGTCTCCCGTGCCATGAGCACGCTGCGCCGGGAGGGAACGGTGGACACCGGTCGGCGCTGGACCACGGTGCTGGACCGAGAACGGCTGCGTTCACTCGCCGGCGGCGAGGCGCTCTGA